A genomic window from Alkalihalobacillus sp. AL-G includes:
- the ftsY gene encoding signal recognition particle-docking protein FtsY yields the protein MSFFKKLKEKMTTQSDTVTEKFKDGLTKTRTSFSSKVNNLVKRYRKVDEDFFEELEEILIEADVGVATVMDLIDELKDEARTRNIKETIELQSVISEKLAELLHKENEDSKLNLQENELTIILFVGVNGVGKTTSIGKLAHKLKSEGKSVLLAAGDTFRAGAIEQLEVWGDRVGVDVVKHSEGSDPAAVVYDAVKSAQSKEVDVLLCDTAGRLQNKVNLMNELEKIKRVISREVPGAPHEVLLVVDATTGQNAMSQAKTFSKTTDVSGIVLTKLDGTAKGGIVLAIRHELDIPVKLVGLGEKVEDLYEFDPDQFVYGLFADIMSETEEE from the coding sequence ATGAGTTTTTTTAAGAAGTTAAAAGAAAAGATGACGACACAAAGTGATACGGTTACTGAAAAATTCAAGGATGGCTTGACGAAGACACGGACATCCTTTTCGAGTAAAGTGAATAATCTTGTCAAACGATATCGTAAAGTGGATGAAGATTTCTTTGAAGAACTAGAAGAAATTTTGATCGAAGCAGATGTGGGTGTCGCTACTGTAATGGATCTGATTGATGAATTGAAGGATGAAGCTAGAACTCGGAACATTAAAGAGACGATTGAACTCCAATCGGTCATTTCTGAAAAGCTTGCAGAGCTTCTTCATAAAGAAAATGAGGATTCAAAGCTCAACCTTCAAGAAAACGAGCTTACCATCATACTTTTTGTAGGAGTCAATGGAGTCGGGAAAACGACATCGATCGGGAAGCTGGCACACAAGCTGAAGTCGGAAGGAAAATCGGTCTTGCTTGCAGCGGGCGATACATTCCGTGCTGGAGCAATTGAGCAATTAGAAGTATGGGGCGATCGTGTCGGTGTTGATGTTGTAAAGCATAGCGAGGGATCAGACCCTGCTGCAGTCGTTTATGATGCGGTTAAATCTGCTCAATCAAAAGAGGTGGACGTATTGTTATGCGATACCGCCGGCCGATTACAAAACAAAGTGAATTTAATGAACGAACTTGAAAAAATCAAGCGGGTCATCAGCAGAGAGGTCCCAGGAGCGCCACACGAGGTTTTGCTTGTAGTGGACGCGACAACAGGACAAAATGCGATGAGCCAAGCGAAGACGTTTAGTAAAACAACTGATGTATCAGGAATTGTGTTAACAAAATTGGATGGAACAGCAAAAGGCGGTATCGTTCTTGCTATCCGTCATGAACTCGACATCCCTGTGAAGCTTGTCGGTCTTGGTGAAAAGGTAGAGGATCTTTACGAATTCGATCCAGACCAATTTGTATATGGACTGTTTGCCGATATAATGAGTGAAACGGAAGAAGAATAG
- a CDS encoding putative DNA-binding protein: MLEKTTRINYLFDFYHALLTPKQRNYMALYYLDDLSLGEIAEQYEVSRQAVYDNIKRTESMLDEYEEKLGLLEKYQQRNQLLTDFRQLAEKQSDKEKLLNLINRIEKLD; encoded by the coding sequence GTGCTCGAGAAAACAACGCGGATTAATTATTTATTCGATTTTTATCATGCGTTATTAACTCCGAAACAACGGAACTATATGGCACTTTATTACCTCGATGACCTGTCCCTTGGAGAGATCGCCGAACAATATGAAGTCAGCCGTCAGGCCGTATACGATAATATCAAGCGAACAGAATCAATGCTTGATGAATATGAGGAAAAGCTTGGGCTTCTCGAGAAATACCAACAGCGTAATCAACTCTTGACCGATTTTCGTCAACTAGCTGAGAAGCAATCCGATAAGGAAAAACTTCTTAATTTGATCAATCGGATCGAGAAATTGGATTAG
- the ffh gene encoding signal recognition particle protein, with the protein MAFEGLADRLQQTLQKVRGKGKVTEADVKVMMREVRLALLEADVNFKVVKQFIAKVKERAIGQEVLESLTPGQQVVKVVNEELTALMGGEQSKLAVANRPPTVIMMVGLQGAGKTTSTGKLANHLRKKHNRNPLLVAADVYRPAAINQLQTLGKQLGMPVFDLGTDTSPVEIAKQGVEQAKEEHQDYVIVDTAGRLHVDEGLMEELSNIKEAVNPDEILLVVDAMTGQDAVNVAQSFHDQLGLTGVVLTKLDGDTRGGAALSIKSVTDTPIKFVGMGEKLDALEPFHPERMSSRILGMGDVLSLIEKAETNVDEKKAKELEQKMRTMSFTFDDFLEQLTQVRSMGPLDELLGMLPGAGQMKQLKNVKVDENQLNHVEAIIQSMTKNEKLQPEVINASRKKRIAKGSGRPIQEVNRLLKQFEDMKKMMKQMTNMSKGKKKGGMKFPFM; encoded by the coding sequence ATGGCATTTGAGGGATTAGCCGACCGACTTCAACAAACACTTCAAAAAGTCCGAGGTAAAGGAAAAGTTACCGAAGCGGACGTAAAAGTAATGATGCGAGAGGTTCGATTGGCATTACTTGAAGCTGACGTTAATTTTAAGGTTGTAAAGCAATTCATCGCAAAAGTGAAGGAACGTGCTATAGGTCAAGAAGTTCTGGAAAGTCTTACACCTGGTCAACAAGTCGTAAAAGTTGTCAATGAGGAATTGACCGCACTAATGGGTGGGGAGCAAAGTAAGCTTGCTGTTGCAAACCGTCCGCCAACTGTGATCATGATGGTTGGTTTACAAGGTGCAGGCAAGACGACCTCAACTGGGAAACTAGCGAACCATTTAAGGAAGAAGCATAACCGAAATCCTTTACTTGTTGCAGCCGATGTATATCGTCCTGCCGCAATCAACCAGTTACAAACATTAGGTAAGCAGCTAGGTATGCCAGTGTTTGATCTTGGTACAGACACTAGTCCTGTTGAGATTGCGAAACAAGGTGTTGAACAAGCAAAGGAAGAGCATCAAGATTATGTGATTGTCGATACTGCTGGACGTTTACACGTTGATGAGGGATTGATGGAAGAGCTTTCGAACATTAAGGAAGCCGTCAACCCAGATGAAATTCTTCTCGTCGTTGATGCGATGACCGGACAAGATGCTGTCAATGTTGCACAAAGCTTTCATGACCAACTAGGTCTTACGGGTGTTGTGCTGACGAAGCTTGATGGAGATACACGAGGCGGGGCTGCATTATCGATTAAATCTGTAACGGACACGCCGATTAAATTTGTCGGTATGGGCGAAAAACTTGATGCACTTGAGCCTTTTCATCCTGAACGGATGTCATCAAGAATTCTTGGCATGGGAGATGTCCTTTCACTCATTGAAAAGGCAGAAACGAATGTCGATGAAAAGAAGGCGAAAGAGCTCGAGCAGAAGATGCGAACGATGAGCTTTACATTCGATGATTTTCTAGAACAGCTTACACAAGTCCGAAGCATGGGACCGCTAGATGAATTGCTGGGAATGCTTCCAGGTGCTGGACAGATGAAGCAGTTGAAAAACGTCAAAGTCGACGAAAATCAGCTTAACCATGTTGAAGCGATTATTCAGTCGATGACCAAAAATGAAAAGCTGCAGCCAGAAGTCATTAATGCCAGTCGTAAGAAACGAATCGCAAAAGGAAGTGGTCGCCCGATTCAAGAGGTCAATCGACTCTTGAAGCAATTTGAGGACATGAAGAAAATGATGAAGCAAATGACCAACATGTCCAAAGGTAAGAAAAAGGGTGGAATGAAGTTTCCATTCATGTAA
- the rpsP gene encoding 30S ribosomal protein S16 gives MAVKIRLKRMGAKRSPFYRLVVADSRSPRDGRFIEEIGYYNPVTQPVDIKIDEEKALDWMLKGAKPSDTVRNLFSNAGLMEKLHNAKNQK, from the coding sequence ATGGCAGTTAAAATTCGTTTAAAGCGTATGGGAGCAAAAAGATCTCCATTTTACCGTTTAGTAGTTGCAGACTCACGTTCTCCTCGTGACGGACGTTTCATTGAGGAAATTGGATACTACAACCCAGTAACACAGCCAGTTGATATAAAAATCGATGAAGAAAAGGCTCTTGATTGGATGTTGAAGGGTGCTAAGCCGTCTGATACTGTCCGTAACCTTTTTTCTAACGCTGGTCTAATGGAAAAGCTCCACAACGCCAAAAACCAAAAATAG
- a CDS encoding KH domain-containing protein, with protein MEELIETIVKALVDHPDEVHIEEVQSNHSITYQLRVHNEDMGKVIGKQGRIAKAIRTVINAAGTNEKKKINLEIV; from the coding sequence ATGGAAGAGTTGATCGAAACAATCGTAAAAGCTCTTGTCGACCATCCAGATGAAGTACACATCGAAGAAGTGCAAAGCAATCATTCGATCACATACCAGCTTCGGGTCCATAATGAAGATATGGGGAAAGTAATCGGAAAGCAAGGGCGGATTGCAAAGGCCATCCGAACGGTGATCAATGCTGCTGGAACGAATGAAAAGAAAAAGATAAATTTAGAGATTGTTTAG
- the rimM gene encoding ribosome maturation factor RimM (Essential for efficient processing of 16S rRNA), producing the protein MSEWLNVGKIVNTHGIKGEVRVITRSDFSEERYEVGSTLYLFHPERDGSKPLKVRSHRKHKQFDLVAFEDHPFINDVEGYKGGMLKVSKETLSDLPEGEYYYYEIIGCDVYTMDENKIGEVRDILSPGANDVWVVYNEERRKEYLIPYIDPIIKKVDPANKKVWIEPMEGLLE; encoded by the coding sequence ATGAGCGAATGGCTGAATGTAGGAAAGATTGTGAATACGCACGGTATTAAAGGTGAAGTCCGTGTAATTACGCGTTCCGATTTTTCAGAGGAAAGATATGAGGTAGGCAGCACTTTATATTTGTTTCATCCTGAACGTGATGGTTCTAAGCCATTAAAGGTAAGATCTCACAGGAAGCACAAGCAGTTTGATCTGGTAGCTTTCGAGGATCATCCATTTATCAACGATGTTGAAGGCTATAAAGGCGGGATGTTGAAGGTTTCAAAGGAAACGTTATCTGACCTTCCTGAAGGAGAATACTATTACTATGAAATTATCGGGTGTGACGTCTATACGATGGATGAAAATAAAATCGGCGAAGTGCGGGACATCCTCTCTCCAGGAGCAAATGATGTCTGGGTCGTTTATAATGAGGAGCGAAGAAAAGAGTACTTGATACCCTACATCGATCCTATTATAAAAAAGGTAGATCCCGCTAATAAAAAAGTCTGGATTGAACCGATGGAAGGGTTACTGGAATGA
- the trmD gene encoding tRNA (guanosine(37)-N1)-methyltransferase TrmD: protein MKIDILSLFPEMFEGVLNSSILKKAQEKSAVQFKVIDFRAFAENKHKKVDDYPYGGGAGMVLAPQPIFDAVESLTKDSASPRIVLMCPQGERLTQEKSEELAKEDHLIFVCGHYEGYDERIRQHIVTDEISIGDYVLTGGELAAMVVVDSVTRLLPGVLGNAESSQQDSYSSGLLEHPHYTRPADFRGLKVPDVLLSGDHAKIQKWREKESVRRTYERRPDLLDKGDRTSEEKQWLRGLEERKGK from the coding sequence ATGAAGATAGATATTTTAAGTTTATTTCCAGAAATGTTTGAGGGTGTTTTGAATAGCTCTATTCTTAAAAAAGCCCAAGAAAAAAGTGCTGTTCAGTTTAAGGTGATTGACTTTCGAGCATTCGCTGAAAATAAACATAAAAAAGTAGATGATTATCCTTATGGCGGAGGTGCGGGTATGGTTTTAGCCCCACAGCCGATCTTCGATGCAGTAGAATCGTTAACAAAAGACTCTGCAAGTCCGAGGATTGTTTTAATGTGTCCTCAAGGAGAAAGATTGACACAGGAGAAATCAGAGGAGCTTGCCAAAGAGGATCATCTCATATTTGTATGCGGACATTATGAGGGGTATGATGAACGGATCAGACAACATATTGTAACCGACGAAATTTCAATCGGGGATTACGTCCTGACAGGCGGAGAATTAGCAGCCATGGTCGTTGTAGACAGTGTGACTCGATTGCTTCCGGGCGTACTTGGAAACGCTGAATCTTCGCAACAGGATTCGTATTCATCAGGACTTCTAGAACACCCCCACTACACAAGACCTGCAGATTTCAGAGGGCTGAAAGTACCTGACGTTTTATTATCAGGAGATCATGCAAAAATACAAAAATGGCGGGAAAAGGAATCTGTCAGGAGAACATACGAGCGTCGCCCAGATTTATTAGATAAGGGTGATCGTACAAGCGAAGAAAAACAGTGGCTGAGAGGACTGGAAGAGCGTAAAGGAAAATAA
- the rplS gene encoding 50S ribosomal protein L19, which produces MQQLFKDITKEQLKSDLPKFRAGDTVRVDVKVVEGTRERIQVFEGVVIKRRGSGISETFTVRKISYGVGVERAFPVHSPKIAKIDVVRRGKVRRAKLYYLRALRGKAARIKEIR; this is translated from the coding sequence ATGCAACAACTTTTCAAAGATATCACAAAAGAGCAATTAAAGAGTGATTTACCTAAATTCCGTGCAGGAGATACTGTACGTGTTGACGTTAAAGTCGTTGAAGGGACGCGTGAACGTATCCAGGTATTCGAAGGTGTCGTAATCAAGCGCCGTGGATCTGGCATCAGCGAAACGTTTACAGTACGTAAGATTTCTTACGGAGTTGGAGTAGAGCGTGCATTCCCAGTACACTCTCCAAAAATCGCTAAGATCGATGTTGTTCGCCGTGGTAAAGTACGTCGTGCGAAGCTTTACTATCTACGTGCATTACGCGGAAAAGCAGCTCGAATCAAAGAAATTCGATAA
- the lepB gene encoding signal peptidase I, with amino-acid sequence MASRKSESWEWVKALLIALVIAAGIRYFIFAPIIVDGESMMPTLHHQDMLIVNKLSYTIGEPERFDIIVFHAPEGKDYIKRIIGLPGDKIEYKDDKLYVNEKAIPEPYLKEYKQALSEGNLTYNFELDNQIGQATVPEGHVFVMGDNRRHSKDSRNIGTVSLEGVIGEANVIFWPLQHFNVLE; translated from the coding sequence ATGGCTAGCCGAAAAAGCGAATCTTGGGAATGGGTGAAGGCACTATTAATAGCACTGGTCATTGCGGCAGGAATCCGTTATTTTATTTTTGCTCCTATCATCGTTGATGGAGAATCGATGATGCCGACACTGCATCACCAAGATATGTTGATTGTGAATAAGCTAAGTTACACGATTGGTGAACCGGAACGATTTGATATTATCGTCTTTCATGCACCAGAGGGTAAAGATTATATTAAACGAATTATCGGTTTACCAGGGGATAAGATTGAGTATAAGGATGACAAACTATACGTAAACGAAAAGGCCATTCCTGAACCTTATTTAAAAGAATACAAACAAGCGCTTTCAGAGGGTAACCTTACGTATAATTTTGAACTTGATAACCAGATTGGCCAAGCGACTGTTCCAGAGGGGCATGTGTTCGTCATGGGAGATAATCGACGGCACAGCAAAGACAGCCGTAACATCGGCACCGTTTCTTTGGAAGGGGTTATCGGAGAGGCTAATGTCATTTTTTGGCCATTACAACATTTTAACGTCTTGGAGTAG